Proteins encoded together in one Bombiscardovia nodaiensis window:
- a CDS encoding carboxylate--amine ligase codes for MSAFQPVILGSDINAYGMARAFHEAFGIVSTAFAHFQLSPTKYSKILDIHLVPGFGQPDTFARTLVDYAQQMQTSHPGTHLLLIPCGDSYANLLAATQDQIKAYYAFNTIAQELNRQLSLKSSFYRLCERYQLPHPSTVSLDAQAVERGDYRQLPFDYPVAMKAADSDAWLSVDFPGRKKAFIFTDPAELETMIHRSYQAGYQGEMIIQDFVPGDDSHMRVLNAYVDQHHRVRMMCLGHPLLEDPTPEAVGNYAAILPDYQEEIFGPIKAFLEDINYCGVANFDMKYDERDGTYKLFEINLRQGRSSFFVTLNGANLAQYFVDDLIEDTPFDGQTRYVRGSKLWMEIPKSIFRDYVAAGSDKDRALAMMKRGDWGTTLEYRADMSPLRWLMIRHMFSIYKKRYRQYFTRKGEGA; via the coding sequence ATGAGCGCTTTTCAGCCAGTCATTCTCGGCTCAGACATCAACGCTTACGGGATGGCTCGCGCCTTCCACGAGGCCTTCGGCATAGTCTCCACGGCCTTCGCCCACTTCCAGCTCAGCCCCACCAAGTACAGCAAAATTCTGGACATTCACCTGGTGCCGGGCTTCGGCCAACCCGATACCTTTGCCCGCACGCTCGTAGACTACGCCCAGCAAATGCAGACCAGCCACCCCGGCACCCACCTCCTGCTCATCCCCTGCGGCGACTCCTACGCCAACCTGCTGGCGGCCACGCAAGACCAGATCAAGGCCTACTATGCCTTCAATACGATTGCCCAGGAGCTCAACCGCCAGCTGAGCCTCAAATCCTCCTTCTACCGCCTGTGTGAGCGCTACCAGCTCCCCCACCCCTCTACCGTGAGCTTGGACGCGCAGGCCGTAGAGCGCGGTGACTACCGGCAGCTGCCCTTCGACTACCCGGTGGCCATGAAGGCTGCCGACAGCGACGCCTGGCTCTCGGTTGACTTCCCCGGTCGCAAGAAGGCCTTCATCTTCACCGACCCTGCCGAGCTGGAAACGATGATCCACCGCTCCTACCAGGCCGGCTACCAAGGCGAGATGATTATTCAAGACTTCGTGCCCGGCGACGACTCCCACATGCGCGTACTCAACGCCTACGTGGACCAGCACCACCGGGTGCGGATGATGTGCCTGGGCCACCCCCTGCTCGAAGACCCCACCCCCGAAGCCGTCGGCAATTACGCGGCCATCCTGCCTGACTACCAGGAGGAGATTTTCGGACCTATCAAGGCCTTTTTAGAGGACATTAATTACTGCGGCGTGGCGAATTTCGACATGAAGTACGACGAGCGCGACGGCACCTACAAGCTCTTCGAAATTAACCTGCGCCAGGGGCGTTCCTCCTTCTTCGTGACCTTAAACGGCGCCAATTTAGCCCAGTATTTCGTGGACGACCTAATTGAGGACACACCCTTTGACGGGCAAACTCGCTACGTGCGCGGCTCCAAGCTGTGGATGGAGATACCCAAGTCCATCTTCCGTGACTATGTGGCGGCGGGGTCCGACAAGGATCGTGCCCTGGCCATGATGAAACGGGGCGATTGGGGTACTACTCTTGAGTACCGAGCGGACATGTCGCCCTTGCGCTGGCTGATGATCCGGCATATGTTCAGTATTTATAAGAAGCGCTACCGGCAGTACTTTACTAGGAAAGGGGAAGGGGCATGA